Within Hydractinia symbiolongicarpus strain clone_291-10 chromosome 11, HSymV2.1, whole genome shotgun sequence, the genomic segment GACGATTTTcgattttgtttatttgttgtagCATGAGGTCGAtcttttcttcctttttttccGTTTGATACGAAATAATCTCTCGAAATTGGATATTTTTAATCGTTAGTTGGCTGTTGCTGTCTGCTTCTGCATAAACATCAAAGATTACTGAGATATACCACGATTTTAACAAGAATTTATACCATGTTTTATGTGCGTCGAGttatcgaaccccggtctcccgcacagagtacgagagccataaccactaaactacggcGCCACACCTGGTGCTGAACTCCGGACTCACCCAGAATAACCCAGAACCTGCCAAAATCACCCAGAACCAGCCAGAATCACCTAGAACCTGCCAGAATCACCTAGCTATCTAGAACCAGCCTACTTATCAAATCAACCAATGAGCACAAACCTAGCGCTGTATGTTTTTTGGCTGAGTGAAACCATCTATATTGTGCCCACTACCTTTAAAAAGTCTATCCTCTGTACTGAAATCTGCTAAGATCAGTGGTCATCTTCTCCTGCAAGATTCGGCTGATCCTCTAGTCTCACACTCTCCTCCAGACTTAAAGGCTGGACACTGGAAGGTAGATCAGATAGTAGAATCAGCAGAGAGTCAACTCCAGTTCAAGAAAATACTTGGTTTCCACCAGTTTGGTAGAGCAGGTTTAGGACTGGTAAGCCATAAGAGTGTCTCACCAATTGGTACCCATTCTTACCGCAAACTTGTATCAGATGTTGTGCAGGACAACGAGGAAAACATCTATTATGCTCGAGCCTTTTAGCTTCATGTCCAAGGTAACTGGACTAAGTGGTGCTCGTTTATTAAATACGATCTTTCTTTGAAAAACCTACTGTCTCTGCCGCCAAGTTTATCTTCGTTTTGCATCAGCGCAACCTATGACATGTTTCCTTCTCCTACAAATCTTGTCAAGTGTGGGAATTCAAAATGACAAAAGTTGCACCCTATGTAAAAAACCCTCTTGTAACGTTTCCCACATTTTAGGCGCTTGTAAATTAGCCCTTTCACAAGGTAGATTCACGTACCGCCACGATACTGTTCTATGTGTGTTAATGACGGCCGTTCGGAAGTTCTTATCCAATTGTGAGCCAGCAAAATCATCTAGATGTCATAAAGTATCCTTTGTTCCGGCTGTTAAACGTCTTCCCACCAAAAAGTGTTCAAAAATTCAAGGAATTCTTCACCTGGCCTCTGATTGGAGGTTATTGTCAGACTTAGATTCAACCTTAATAGTACCACCTTATCTGCCTGTAACTTAACTTCGTCCGGACATACTTTTAACTACTGCCATAACCAAAACTGTAGTTATCCTTAAATTAACTTGCCCATGCGAAGAGAACATGGAAACTTGGCATGGAGTTAAGGTTGATAAATACTCGTCACTTTGTTCCGTCATGAGATTAAACAATTGGTCTGTGCATTTCTTTGCTGTTGCAGTAGGAGCTAGGGGATTTTGTTCTGAAGCAGTTAGAATCTGCCTCTGTTGTCTCGGCTTTTCTAGCATGTCTGTGCGTTACTGAGTCATCTATGCGATCGTCGTTTTACATCTGGCTATCTCGAGATTCTTTGTCTTGGattagtagtagtagtattttTATTTCGTGTGAGAtaactgtatattttacattaaataaataccTACGGGGAGACCATCAGATAGTATAAATACTAATGTAGGTGATGGCCACCTATATAAGATCAAACGATTGCAATAAGCAGTATgacactacaaaaaaaaaattttttagtaaaatcttttttatgcagTGGAGAGATTAGTGTTATAGCAATCCAGAAGATAagttttgcagattttttttagttgttttaaaGTGAGAGAGGCTAGGTCGTATTGGTGAAAGTGTTGTTGGATATTGTTCCAATTAATAATAGATTGGTAACGTATAGATTTGAGACCAAATGAGGTAGTCCTAACAGAAGGTCTAGCTAGAAGTTTAATGGATTTACTTCTTGTTGAATGATTAGATGAATGGCAgaccaatttaaaaatatcacaaatattACCTGGAGAATGCAGATTTATAATATTcaaagttaaaataatgttgagAAATTTTATAAGATCTGAAAGAGTAAGAATATTAAGATTAAGAAAAATAGGATTTGatggtagaaaaagtaatgatTCGGAGAGCAGCTTTTTGTAAGCGAAAAATTCTACACGACTTTGAAGTGAGACCCCACACTTGCggactataagaaatatgaGAAGAAAATAATGCATGGTAAATTGAAAGTAGGATATCCTTAGGCACATAATATCTTAGTTTGCAAAGAGCtccatttgtttttcttaatttattgccAATATAAGATATGTGGAAATCCCAATCTAGAAATTCATCTATTAATATACCTAGATATCTTACATGAGATGAGaattcaagtttttttccatttaatTTCAGCCTTATATCATAGTTGACTGCTTTATTTCTTTGCCTAAATAGGATGACTTCAGTCTTTGCTACATTTAATGCTATTTTATTTGCAGTTAGccatttatatatacattttaaatctATATTTAAATGCTTCTGCATTTTTTTCAGATTATGGTTAGCATATAACATGCAAGTGTcatctgcaaaatgaaaaatttctgaaaaaattattgagtTAATTAAATCattaatataaagtaaaaataaaataggacCAAGAACGGAACCTTGGGGAACTCCATgtttaataaaaagttttttagatttGGTGTTAGTTAGGGAGACATATTGTACCCTATCGCTGAGATAGGAGCGAAACCAGGAGTTTGTTACACCTCTAATTCCATAATGTTCAGGCTTTGAAAGGAGAATTTCGTGTGATACAGTATCAAAGGCCTTTTGAAGGTCTATGAAGATTCCACATGCAAACTtacaattatctaaattttgtcgAATAGTTTCAGTGAGACTAATTAGTGCATGGGTGGTTGAATGTTTGGTCCTAAATCCAAATTGTTTATTGgttataattttattagaatctaggaaagaaattaatcggtttttaattattttttcaaagatcTTATCCAAATTGCTTAATAATAATATGGGTCTATAATTATTTGGATCAAGAGGAGACCCTATATTCTTGTAGATTGGTATGACACTAaccatctttaatatgtttgggAATACACCTTGTTGTAGGGAAAGATTAAAACGTTTGGTTAATATTGCAGAAATTGCTATGTTGGCTTGTTTTAAGATAAGATTAGGGACACTGTTTGGGCCCGATGCTTTGGTTAAATCAAGGTtatttatgatctttaaaacttCTTCTATTGTTACAGGGTTAAAGAATAATGAgttactattattattttttaggtaaGATGAAAAGTGTGTATTGTTATGTGGAATTTGGTTTCTAATTTTATCTGCAACAGAAgtaaaatgtttattaaaagCATTAGCTACAGTTAATTTTTCAGAgattattttatcatttatttttaaggaaGAAGTGCTAGATCTACTGTTgttatctttattatttaaaatatccttTATACCTTTCCAAATTTTTCTactgttatttttgttgattaagAAAAATTCTTTATAATAGTTTGATTTTGAGTTCCTGATAAGATTAACTATACGAtttctataaaatttatattggttttgataatataattttttttcttggtttttaGCTTTGATTAACTTTTTATAGTAATTATTGCGGATGTTAATGGATTTTAGAATAGCTCCAGTGACCCAAGGTTTATTTCTATTacttaattgtttttttgatagttttttaTTAGGGGTATGTCTACACACAATTTGGTctaattgattaaaaaaaaggttaaaagagttatttacattattttcatttaaaagcaAAGTAGAATCCCAATCTATAGATTCTATGTCATTTATTACGGcattaatgtttaaatttttccaaTCCTTGTAATAGGTGTCTAAATTATCCTTGACTTTAAGTCTAttgtcaaaataaattaaaaattgaggaAGGTGGTCTGAAATTGAGGTGATGATGTTACCtgagaaatattttgtaaatggaTTAGATGTAAATATATTATCAATTAAAGTTTTAGATGTATTAGATATTCTGGTTGGATATGTTATAGATGGTTgtaaaaaattagaataaagTTCATCCAGGAAATCATCAACTAGATGGTTACTTTCACATTTTAGAAGATCAATATTAAAATCTCCcattaaaataagtttttgtttttgcttaatAGCTACTTCAAAGAAGGGTTTAAGATACAAATTAATAAATTCAGGAATTGGCATATTAGGGTGTTTATAAATGCACCCAACAATGGTATTTTTACGATTGTTATCTAAGATTTCTACAAAAGTTGATTCTAATTTACTTTCAAGAAAGAGCAAATTTGAAAGGTCTGAGCGTACCACTACTGTTAGCGAATTAGAAATATACAAGGAAGTACCTCCTGCATTGCTGCTTGAAAGGTTATGAAATCCTCTATAACCTTTTAAAATTGGTGTTATTGAGTACTTACTAAGTCTAGTTTCACTGAAGCCTAACACATCAAAGTCAATATTGAGAGAGTTCAGAAGAATGTTGATATTATCAATATTCTTGGGAAGAGAACAAGTATTAAgatgaaaataagaaaaattaggTGTAAGGTCCGAAGAAGAAAGTTGTTCAAGAGTAGAGTTAAAGCTGTTATATTCATAATATTTACAATTAGTAAACCGTTGATCTTCATCATCAACATTATTTGAAAAAGAGGTTTCAATATGAGAGTTAACGTCAGAAAAAATCTTGTCTATTGTATTGTCACTCTGGAATGGAAAAATTTCAGAATTACACTTTAAACACGACCATGCCTCATCTGAGTTATCCTTGGTGAGTTTTTTGAAGTCATTAGAATTAAGCAAGTTACAACTTGGGTGAacccaaagtttacaaaaatcacaaaaaatacaGTTAGAATTTGCCCTAATCAATTCACTGCATATACCACAAAAAAACTTACTAATTCTTAGTTTGCGCGTTTGAGAGGGAAGCCAAAGAACTCACATAAATTACTGCATGAGCATCAGACTAATTTTAGCACATCTTCGCCGCCATATTAGAAATCAATCATAGATCGTACTAACAAAAAATTTTCCTAGTTGGTAATTATactaaaaatattagtaagCGTGGAGAATCGAAAAAATTTATTCGGCATCAGCGTTAAAGTTGAAAGTTGGAAATAGGCCAGAAAGTTTATCAAAGTGATCTATCTtaattttctgatcattttctTCAACAACGATGAAGAGATTTCCATTAAAAACCCAAAAACGATTGATCATCTTCTTTGAATGAAGTCTCTTACATTTGCCCCACAGGAACTTCATGTACGGGGATaggttaaaattaataaaaatattttctttcagaCCAATTTCTCgcaatttctttttagttttcgAGTTCGAATCTTTTAACTTGAATTTATTTGCATGTAAAAGGTCgcagttttttttgttaacgaAGCGTACAATCGTCTTCTTAGTTTCGTTTTCTCTAGCGTAAAGGCGGTGGCATGCTTCAACATCGCTTTCAGAAAATTCAACACCTATAGCCTTAGCAATCTCAATGACTTTATCTTGAAGCTCATCTTGGTCAATAGAATTAGGTATACCACAAACCTCAACATTGTTCCGTCGGACGTACTGTTGGAGATTAATCACGTCTTTTTCCAATTCCAGCATGAATTtatctttttcttgatttttctcTTTCATTGCATCAATTTCATCtcttaaaactttattttcagttcTTAGTTGTTCAACgatatcatttttttgttgcaataGTCCGTTTTTGAAATATTCTTTGAGGTTAGAGATCTGCTCAATAAGGAAGTCTTGTGTGATTGCCAAGTTGGATGAGGATTCTTCCGGGAGCATTTCACTTTTCGTGTTGTTGTTGGTTGTGTTGGTGGTCTTGGCTCTTACATTACTCCTTAGGTTGATACTGATGGGGCTTGTGTTGGTGGACATATTCAAGTCTTTAGTTCTTTAAAGTTAAAATGAGTTTTTTGACACAGGCGACGCCCTTTTTTTGCGCGGCAAAAAGACGTCTGAACAGTATGAAGGTCAGATCGGAAGATTCATCCTGGTAGGGACCCACAGCATACGACTCAATTGATACCAACTGTTTCCCAACTGTTTCAAAGAAATCATCCAAGTCACAAGCAACTTCGACCACTAGCTTTAAGGACACGAATCCCCAGGACATAACAAAGACCTCCACTACCTTGCCTGCACAAGAATCACTAGGCAGCAACAGCGGCTTGCTAAATGGGCAACACATGTTACATCAATTCCTTCTTGCATCAATTCCATGTTTTTATGTGTTACCGGCAGTCGCCACAGCCAATTCTGCAAATGATTCCAATATGGCGATAAGTAAAAGTTTGTAAGTATTCTACGCAAACTATCCTCCACCAAGGTTCCAGTGAACACTTCTTCATTTCTAAATGCATTAAAAGGCCATGTTTCTAATACAAGGGTTGTTGCTTTTAATCCGTTCTCTCAGCAAGATGCCCTAGATACTCTTGAGTATCTCATACCAGAGTGGTTCTTAGTCTTTCCTTTCTTTGGTAGATTATTCAACACTCTTGTTAAAATCTACAATACTTGCAGCGCTTGCAATAATATTAGCACCTCTGAGCAAGTAAGTCCATTTCTTCAACTGCCCTTGGCATCGACTGTACAATTTTCAGTAGATAACTTTTTGCAGAGCGAAGAATTGTCAGGTGTCAACTcgtacttctgtcactactgcaaTAGTTACCAAACTGCAACAGTTGAAAAAGATTCTGCAATTAAAGCGCTTTGCCTATAACAAAGGTCTTTTGTCTAATGTTTCTTCtcctgtcacatcttacccgGGCACCGTTTCTATACCTATCACTATAGACAGTAAAGTCTCTTGTCACAAGCACTACAACTTAGGGCTGTAATTAACCACTCTGGAAATTTGAACAATGGCCATTACACtactgttgcttataaccaagtgcatGGTAAGTGGTTTCATTGCAACGACAGAGAAGTGGTCCCTTGCAAACAAAGCTTGCTTGATGATGTACAACCTTACATCCTTTTCCTTGAAAAGCTTAGGTAAATTGCAGTCACCACAACTTCCggcttatgtcagcaagggggtttgactattcttattttattttttttatatttattttttttattatgtgaaaaatgatttatcttggagaacaattctttcactgccacaatgtctaacttccttttgtatagggGCAACCTACGACACCCTTCTCTCTCCAACCAATCTAGTGAGATGGGGAATTGAGAAACacaaaagttgcattctgtgcaagaaaccatcctcaaatgtctctcacatactgggtgcctgtaggacctcctttacgcagggtagatacacatgccgtcatgactcggttttaatagttttggttaaggcattaacagagtttttggtatcatatgaacctcttaaggtttctaagtgcaacaaaattaatttaattacgGCCGGTTAATCACCATCTAAGAAGAggcatacaaagtgtccaggccttcttcaccttgcttccgaTTGAAAAATACTGTCACATttagattccgttttagttgttccaccatacattgcaataacacaactacACCCAAACGTGTCattaatatccagttcttccaaaactgtaattatgttagaactgacttgtccatgtgaagagaacacggaatattggcacaaacaaaaaaatattcttcactttgttatgctatgaaaaacaatggatggatcgtgcatttctttgccattgaggtgAGCACAAGGGGTttcagttcagaatcagtaaggacctgttttcgtcgccttagtttccctaacaagcctttacgttccctattaCAATCCGtaacttttacctccatgagtgcttcttttaacatctggatgtctcgaaattctaccacttgggttgagcctgaaaaggccccaatcattcctgaagtttcgtctgttacaaatatggaatgtaagaaatcaaaaacccctgagaaatcttccgcaaatcacacaaaatcttgtaaaatcaaaaaacccgaaaaacttgctacaaggtcttccaaaacaacagtcgcattgccatctaaccctgattttaggaatagcggcctaaaaaaacttgggaaacacatattatgcaaactccatcttacaatgtttttataaccttccaaaagttaaagaagccatttctgtcagcaaaacaacctcaaaattaggcgaagcatttgtaggtgttcttcaaagtttggctgtttctagaagtccagttgatcgctcccattttttgcgtgctatgaaacatcatatctcagctgcgaagggaagtgcatttaatatctttgctcagctCGACGTCCCtgaggttcttgaatatctcctacctggtctgtcattagactttccatttcttggaagtctttttagtattggcatcaagacatcaaccacttgcaattcatgtcatattaccagctcctcagaagttatagcaccatgaATCCTACTTTCTCTGCACATtgcgttacaatcttccttagataatttcttcgaaagcgaggagttgtcagacaccaatgcctacttctgccatgtttgcaacgctcatcaaactgctctagttgaaaaagaggtagtgtcttgcggttcccatctcattttacatctaaaacgttttgccagtgccaacggccttgtgtcaaaaattgcctctcgtattactgcttaccctggtaccctttccatacctttaaccgtagatggagaagtgaaatttcgtaaaaattttcaattaagggctgttatcaaccattgcggcaacttaaatattggtcactacacaaccatagcgtTCGACCAAATGttacacaggtggatacattgcaacgatggagcagtaattttctgtgatgaccgccttattaacagtcacgagtcatatgttttctttttagaagagctgagataagaatattttaaccggaatgagtcagcaagggggcttgactacactcagtcttgtctttggagagtggtCAAAAgtgaaagtggtcaaagttaattttaggaagatagggatgtctagtttctgctgatgaccgtcctcggacctcttcgaggtgacccagctagacatccagggtacttaggtttagaaatatgggtcgaaacctacctgcccttggttattgttctgttcatcttttcaaatgtgttgtgtcctttttattttattttttttatatattttttttaattccttgtgaaaagggagaattgtgcttttagaggcatattctctagaggagtacaacctctagctttttTTCAAAGACCTAAccggttgagttcatcattgcggtggcttcccacctctttgtaaattattttcttttttttgtagtcttgtctttggagagtgctTAACAGATTTGCACTTAACTCTAGAGATTTCTTTAATCAGGTAGTGAAAGTCCACTGGATTTATAAGAAGGTAATATTACACCTAGGTTTAAGTGAAAGAAAGAGAGGCTGAGTCACTGCTGATGACCCTTACAGGGACCTTAGTTAAGGTGAACCCGCTCAGCTTCTAAGTAAATCAGCTTGTTCAGTGAAAGGGTTCGAAACTGCTGATATACTAGGTTGGATAGGATTGGGGGTGTTATAGTTAAAATATGTTCTCTTTTCTGAACTGTGTCACTTGAAATGTATGCCGTTGTATTGATAGTTAAGATTGTGACGGTTGGTAGCGCTCCGTTAGTTCGTTGGAAGTGTAGTTTGACACTCTACACTAGAGCATAAACTGTGGCAGAGTTTTGCTAGGTTCATGTCTATCAATACATTGCTGGATATGTTCTGCCCGcataatgaacattggcctgattaagtacggcagcttgccccggttaagaacagggcagaaaatacataatcagggcaacataatcaggacaggccggcttattactcaaaaaatattatttggcacttataaaagaaacataatcagggcaggccagtttatatacgacagtgtaatattatttctcacttattatagaacgaacataatcggggcaggccgacttatgtatgacagtcaaatattattcgagacttatagaacgaacgtaatcggggccgaccggcttatgtatgacatttttctattatttctcacttattatagaacgcacataatcggggaaggccggcttatgtatgacagtcaaatattattcgacacTTATAcaacgaacgtaatcggggccgaccggcttttatatcattcgtgacAAGCAAATAGGAAAGTATcccaaatgaaacgaaattcgCAATTTACGTGGAgcctttttttctttcgccaGACAGGATgtctatttttttacaaattcgaagaaaacgttcgaaaaaactttcatttaaatttttcaatcgTCGGAGCTACACTAG encodes:
- the LOC130613552 gene encoding uncharacterized protein LOC130613552, whose translation is MLMHELIRANSNCIFCDFCKLWVHPSCNLLNSNDFKKLTKDNSDEAWSCLKCNSEIFPFQSDNTIDKIFSDVNSHIETSFSNNVDDEDQRFTNCKYYEYNSFNSTLEQLSSSDLTPNFSYFHLNTCSLPKNIDNINILLNSLNIDFDVLGFSETRLSKYSITPILKGYRGFHNLSSSNAGGTSLYISNSLTVVVRSDLSNLLFLESKLESTFVEILDNNRKNTIVGCIYKHPNMPIPEFINLYLKPFFEVAIKQKQKLILMGDFNIDLLKCESNHLVDDFLDELYSNFLQPSITYPTRISNTSKTLIDNIFTSNPFTKYFSGNIITSISDHLPQFLIYFDNRLKVKDNLDTYYKDWKNLNINATKLNRIVNLIRNSKSNYYKEFFLINKNNSRKIWKGIKDILNNKDNNSRSSTSSLKINDKIISEKLTVANAFNKHFTSVADKIRNQIPHNNTHFSSYLKNNNSNSLFFNPVTIEEVLKIINNLDLTKASGPNSVPNLILKQANIAISAILTKRFNLSLQQGVFPNILKMVSVIPIYKNIGTKHSTTHALISLTETIRQNLDNCKFACGIFIDLQKAFDTVSHEILLSKPEHYGIRGVTNSWFRSYLSDRVQYVSLTNTKSKKLFIKHGVPQGSVLGPILFLLYINDLINSIIFSEIFHFADDTCMLYANHNLKKMQKHLNIDLKCIYKWLTANKIALNVAKTEVILFRQRNKAVNYDIRLKLNGKKLEFSSHVRYLGILIDEFLDWDFHISYIGNKLRKTNGALCKLRYYVPKDILLSIYHALFSSHISYSPQVSYKISQHYFNFEYYKSAFSRYLFNVKYTVISHEIKILLLLIQDKESRDSQM